From Aegilops tauschii subsp. strangulata cultivar AL8/78 chromosome 5, Aet v6.0, whole genome shotgun sequence:
atgaagctcgacttgtggaaaagagtattttcacaagttcaaggagttgactacgatgagattttctcatccgtagcgatgcttaagtccgtcggaatcatgttagcattagctgcatttatgaaaatctggcagatggatgtcaaaacaagtttccttaccagttttcgtaaggaaaggttgtatgtgatacaatcagaagggttttgtcgatcctaaggatgctaaaaggtatgctagctccagcgatccttccaaggACTAGAGCAatcatctcggagtcagaatatacgctttgatggagtgatcaaagtttttgggtttatacaaagtttgttggaaacttgtatttacaataaagtgagtgggagcgctacaacatttctgataagtatatgtgaatgacatattgttgatccgaaatgatgtaaaatttctggaaagcataaagggttgtttgaaaggagtttttcaaaggaagacctggataaagctgcttattgggcatcaagatctatagagatagatcaagacgcccgatgatactttcaaagaacgcacaccttgacatgattttgaaagagttcaaaatagatcagcaaagaaggagttcttggctgtgttacaaggtgtgagtattgagtaagacttaagacctgaccacagtagaagagagagaaaggacgaaggtcgtcccctatgctttagacgtaggctctacagtatgctatgctgtgtaccgcacatgaggtgtgccttgccatgagttggtcaaggggtacaatagtgatccgggaatggatcacatgacagcggtcgaactgaTCCTTAGTATCCAGTGGACTaaggattttctcgattatggaggtgaaaaggagttcgtcgtaaagggttacgtcgatgcgaactttgacactaatccggatgactctgagtagtaaaccggattcgtatagtagagcaattatttgaaatggctccaaatagcacgtggtagcatccacaagatgacatagatattcgtaaaagcacacacggatctgaaaggttcagacccgttgactaataacctctctcacaagcataacatgatcaaaccagaactcattgagtgttaatcacatagtgatgtgaactagattgttgactctagtaaactctttagatgttggtcacatggtgatgtgacctgtcagtgttaatcacatggtgatgtgaactagattattgactctagtgcaagtgggagactgttggaaatatgccctagaggcaataataaataggttattattatatttccttgttcatgataatcgtttattatccatgctagaattgtattgataggaaactcagatgcatgtgtggatacatagacaacaccatgtccctagtaagcctctaggagactagctcgttgatcaatagatggttacggtttcctgaccatggacattggatgtcgttgataacgggatcacatcattaggagaatgatgtgatggacaagacccaatcctaagcctagcaccaGATCGTGCAGTTCGTTTgcttagagcttttctaatgtcaagtatcatttccttagaccatgagattgtgcaactcccggataccgtaggaatgctttgggggtaccaaacgtcacaacgtaactgggtggctataaaggtgcactacaggtatctccgaaagtgtctgttgggttggcacgaatcaagactgggatttgtcactccgtgtaaacggagaggtatctctgggcccactcggtaggacatcatcattatgtgcacaatgtgaccaaggagttgatcacaggatgatgtgagttacagaacgagtaaagagacttgccggtaacgagattgaacaaggtatcgggataccgacgatcgaatctctggcaagtaccataccgatagacaaagggaattgtatacgggattgattgaatcctcgacatcgtggttcatccgatgagatcatcgaggagcatgtgggagccaacatgggtatccagatcccgctgttggttattgaccggagagtcgtctcggtcatgtctacctgtctcccgaacccgtagggtctacacacttaaggttcggtgacgctagggttatagagatattagtatgcggtaacccgaaagttgttcggagtcccggatgagatcccggacgtcacgaggagttccggaatggtccggaggtaaagatttatatatgggaagtcttattttggtcgccggaaaagtttcgcactttatcggtattgtaccgggagtgccgaaaggggtccgggggtccaccaagggggtccaccagccccggggggccacatgggctgtagggggtgcgccttggcctatatgggccaagggcaccagccccaagaggcccatgcgccaagagatgaggaaaaagggagagtcctaaagggggaaggcacctccgaggtgccttgggggggggggggggggaaggactcctctctggccgcacccttccttgaaggaagggccaaggctgcgcccccctctcccttggccctatatatagtggggggagggagggcagcaatacctaagcccctggcgcctccctctccctcccgtgacacctctccctcccgttagtgcttggcgaagccctaccgggatccccgctacttccaccaccacgccgtcgtgctgctggatctccatcaacctctcctccccccttgctggatcaagaaggaggagacgtcgctgctccgtacgtgtgttgaacgcggaggtgccgtccgttcggcgctaggatcatcggtgatttggatcacgacgagtacgactccatcaaccccgttctcttgaacgcttccgctcgcgatctacaagggtatgtagatgcactccttccctctcgttgctagtaaactccatagattgatcttggtgatgcgtagaaaattttgaatttctgctacgttccccaacaggtccagggcgcgcctgcccctgcctcgtgcccccctcgggcaccgtctcgcgttgattttacttcccaaaaatcataaatattccaaaataattctccgtccgtttttatcccgtttggactccgtttgatattgggtttctgcgaaacataaaacatgcaacaaacaggaactggcactgggcactggatcaacatgttagtcccaaaaataatataaagagttgccaaaagtatatgaaagttgaataatattggcatggaacaataaaaaattatagatacgacggagatgtatcactAAGCAACAGAGAGAGGCTTGGCTCGAGGGCAACTCCGGCTCTTCAAGCACAAACGCTGAGGAAGGTGCATGTAAATCTCTATGGAAAACGAGTGTCCCTGCAAAGGTTCGAATGTTTCTCTGGCGTCTTTCAAAACATTCCTTGCCAACAAACGATATAAGAGCACACCGACATATGTCTGACTCGGCTAGCTGCGGATTGTGTGGAGCACCAGATTCATGGAGGCACTCCTTAGTGGAATGTTCTGCATCAAGATGCGTTTGGGCGTTGAGTGACAACGAGCTTGTACATAAAATGATGATGGTGACGGAGCCTTCTGCCAAGCATTGGCTGTTTACATTGAAGGAAACACTTGCGCATGACATGTTTGTGCTGCTATCGGTCACATTGTGGGCCATCTGGTCGGCCAGGCGGAAAGCAATACACGAAGGGATTTTTCAGAGTCCACAGTCTACTCAAGCCTTCATCCGCAGATTCATCGATGATCTACAGATAGTAGCAGGTCATCAAAATCCACCAGCAGACCGGGCAAATATACCCCCTACATCTACCCGGCCAAGAGCCAAGGCACCACCACAGGGTTACGCTAAAATCCATGTGGACGCTGCTATTAGGCATGAGCATGGTGGAGCAGCAACAGCGGTCTGTAGGGATGACGGAGGAAATTATCTAGGAAGCTTGGCGCTGGTCGTTTATGGCGTGTGCAACCCAACCACGCTGGAGGCAATAGCATGCAGGGAGGCGTTAGCCCTTGCGGGGGATCTAAACTTGACGAACTGTGTGATCTCCAGCGACTACAAGCAAGTGGTGTCCGACATCTCTAAAGGAACTCTAGGGGCTCATGGGGCAATCATCTTCGAGATCCGGGCAAAAGCTACTTTATTTAATTCTGTTTTCATTTTCGAGGGACGTGCTGTTAATTATGAAGCACATAGATTAGCTCCTTTTCGCTTTCTCAGCGTCTGGGCCGCCACGTCTGGTTTGGCACTCCCCATGACCCCCGATGTATCCCACATCATGTAGATTTTGGTGATGAATAAAAGTTCTTTTCACCcctaaaaagaaagaaactacAGTCTACCTAAAAAAACAGTCGGCGTTGCAGCAATACTCCGGAGGGAGTACGTGAGTCCCTGACGCATCGGCCTCCAGCCTCCGCTCCGGCCGTCGGCGCTGGAGTCTCGTTCGCCGGGGGTCGTCGATATGTCGCCGGTGATGGTGAAGGAGGATGATGAAAAGGAAGAGGCCGCATACCAGCAGGCGGCCCTCAAGGAGCGACACAACGGGCCATAGAGGAGTCTGAGCGCAAGGAGATGGCCATGTGGCCTGGCCTCGAGCAGGCCCTCGAGGAGTTGCCGGCCGGCGTCCAGGCCTATGCACCGCCACTGCCACCCCTCCCACCCGCGCTTGAGACCTCTACTACTGGACGAGTGCGCTACCAAACCGAAAATGCCATGGATGAATACAGGCTGATTACAGACCCCTTAACGTTAAATATCTCACTCTTTAGGGGGGTGGGCCCTGCCTCCCCCTTAATCTCCAACTAGAAGAACCACCTAGCTGTAATCTGTAGTATTCATAAAACTCATCCATGAGTGTAGCATTACTCCTGCCAAACTACGTGACGTGCCTATCCATTTGGCTGGGTGTGATAGAGGAGGAAGAGCGGCAACACATCTGCAAATCGGAGGATCGTGCGCCCGTTTGGCTGTGGGCGGTGGAAGAAAGGTTAAAATGAAGATGTTCAAGAAGGGGTGCGAGCCCGGAGTGAAGTTGTTCGTCAAGCTCGTCATGTTTTAGTTTTATATTTTGTTGCCTTTCTATGTCATGCGTGCCGTGTCGTGTCGTGTCCCTGGACTTATCTATCTATATAGGGTATGGTGGGTTGCATCTTATCTATCTAAGTTATTATGTGTGTTCAAAAATGTCCCAAAGATATCATTTTCTTCCCTAAATCAAGTCATGAACTAACATGCACATTTATTCCCTTTAAATCCTAAACCAAGTGCCACTCTAACCAGAATCATGTGGCAGTGCAAACATACATTTCCAACCCTCCAAAAGTTCAGTGCAAAACAAAGGAAAACCACTCTGACGTGTGTGCAAACATCCAGTACAAACATGCTTTTTTAAACCCTAAACCAAGTCACGGTCTCACTATGTATAGCTTGCTTCCCTAGCCATGTCAAAGTCTTTCCATTTGCCCTAGCGGTTACCAGCGCAACCCTAAATGCCACAAACCCACGCGGTCCTGGGTTTGAGTCCCAGCCGCACCAATTTTTTGTGCATTTTCCACCCTTCATTTTTTTAGACAAATTATTTTTTTCCCAATgtaatgcccttcaaaaatgttcattaattttgGCACCAGGTGTAAACCTCTACTAGAGCTGAGGCACATTTTCCATGACATTTTGGTCTTTGATTTAAATCATGGTGTATTTGAATTGGAGTAATTAAATTGCTATTAAATATTTAACAGCTCCAAAAAAAATTATAAACTTAATTGTTTGGCTCTGGAATAATTCAATTAgcttccacaaaaagtttcagcaTTAAATAAAATGATTTATTGCCTAAATTAAATCAGAACATAAAACAGAAAAACACGCAAGAGATCTCATTTGCCCACCCCCGAATGGACCTAATTGGATGCAGTTGGCCCATTAGTATAGCTGGTACTTGGCTCTCTGctctgaatttggcccacagaGAAACCTTTTTTTTACATAAAGGCAAAGCAGGGAGCTGCATTTCATTAATCAAAGTTTCTGGATTCTCATTTCTTCTCCCTTTTTTCAACATATTTAAATGTTGGTCATTTCTTTTTTTCAACATTTAAACAACTTTGACCAACATTTAAACAAGGTGAATTTCTCATACAATTTCAAGCTTACAAATTCCTTCATAATTGCCTTTTCATACAATTTCAACATTGCACCCAGTGCGATTACCATACCTACAAATGCCCAAAAGTAATTGCAAATGGGTATTTGTGCTTGATCTTCAAGCTTCCTAACCTTCTTCTTCAACATCCTAAGCTCAACAGCTAGCTCTCTGTCAGTGCGTGCTTCGCCCTCTGTCTCTTCTTCCGGAGCTTGTGCTGCGGCCACTGCCGTTCGTGGCAGCATGGGCAACCATTCTTCATGCTCTTCTTGCAGTTCATTCATCAGAGCCTTGGCCAGAGCATCGACCCAAAGGAAGAAACATTTCACCTGCATGAACGCCAAACAGATCAACCCATTTCTCAAAGATCTCGAccatgaaaatggtgcaattgcccCGATTCTTACCCCATTCTCGCTGCACACGTAGAATGGACGATTCTGATTCTTCGGTGTGTGAGAAACCCTCCGATCAACGCCCGCCCAGCACCGTGGACAGACGAAGATAGGCATCTCCACGCGTGCCGGGCTCTGCATCCGCAAGGTGACGCGGGAGCTTGAAGAAGACATGGAGCTCGGAGCCGAATGGGATCTCAACGCCGCCGCGCCCTCCACAGCTATCTTCCCACCACCGCTCTCTTTGTCGCTGTGGTCACCGCCGTGCTCTCTGCCGCCCGCTCTCTCTGTCGCCGTGGTCACCGCCGCTCTCTGTCGCCCGCTCTCTCTGTCGCCGTGGTCACCGCCGCTCTCTGTCGCCCGCTTATATAGCACACCCGCAACGACTCTCTGCTCAACGGCTCTTTGCTGGGTCCCACAAGCCACGCGTGCAACAGTCTGATTGTCTAGCGCGTCTCTGCTGCCTGGTCCCACCTGTAAGGGCCGAGTCAAAAAGTTGACCTGACGGAGACAGAAGTGTTCACGGAATGAGTCAGTGCGGACATActaggggcaaaactgagcacgATTCGCAACTGAGGGCAAAACTGAACACATGAACACCACTAAGGGCAAAAGGATAATTAACCCTACAAACTAAGCACATACTCCGAACTCTGTACGTCGTTCGCTCTACATCTTTCTTTACTTGATGGCTTCCTCTTTGGCCAGCTAGATACTCCGATGCCATCATCGCCACTTCAAATGGAGCGCCAAAGTAAGTAGATGAAGTAAAGAATCAATACACGCGCGAGGTAAAGAAACACGAATTGCTGACACAGCTGACCATCTAAATATGTCTTTGGATAGAAttagactaatatttaggaacagagggagtatatattGGCCAGCTAGATACTCCGATGCCATCATCGCCACTTCAAATGGAGCGCCAAAGTAAGTAAATGAAGTAAAGAATCAAGACACGCGCAAGGTAAAGAAACACGAATTGCTGACACAGCTAACcatctaagagcatctccaacagccgcgccaAACTAGTGCCGCACCGCAAAATTGCCCGTTTTAGCGCGTGCGCAACCGGTATAGTTGCTCCAGCGGGCGCGGCATATGTAGTTCAGCGCGCGGGCCGAAACTCAATCGCGCGCCGCTTATTtgctgcgcccgctcccgcgtgcTGAACTCTCGCGCGCTCACTCGCAACTCCCACCCCCCatccagccgcgccgccgccgccgaccgcgcCACCCGGTGACCGTTCCGGCGCTTCCCCGGCCTATCCCCGCCCCGCGGCGGCTTCTCCGCCCCCCCTCTAgtcccgccgcccctcgcgcgcgtccgtcCTCCGACGAACAGCGCCCGAGCGCTCGCTGCCGCTCGGCGCCCGCAAGGTGTTCGACAAAACGCCTAGAAGGTATGTATTGCTCAAAAGCCATGAATTTCGTGCATGTTGATTGTAATTTTTATAGCATAGTATTGAACATTGTAGATGAGTTCGTGTTCTTCCGAAGAAGAATTTGatatggaagaggaggaggatcttGCAATGATCCTAGCTATGCATATCAATAAAAAACCGAAGCACGGTGGTTCGGTTATGGGTCGGCAGAAAATTTGGAGGGATAGGATCGATGTCCATAACAGATTGATCAGGCATTATTTTGCGGAGAATCCCACATACGCCGAGTCCTATTTTCGTCGCCGGTTTAGGATGAGCACCGAGTTGTTCAGGCGCATTGCAGAGAAACTAGCGAGCCATGACCGCTTTTTTCAGCAAAGGAGGAATGCCGCCGGAGAGTCGGGCATAGCACCTTTCAGAAGGTGACAGCCGCTTTGCGTATGTTGGCATATGGTATATCGGCTGATCTAGTTGATGATCACTTGGCTATGGGTGAGAGCCAAGCCATCATGTGTGTCAAGCGCTTCGCAGTCGGAATTGTGCAAGTGTTTGGCGAGGAGTATTTGAGATCTCCCAATGTTGAAGACGCCGCAAGGCTATTGGCGATGAACAAAGCTCGCGGCTTTCCTGGCATGCTTGGCTCAAtagattgcatgcattggagTTGGAAGAATTGTCCAAAGGCATGGCATGGGCAATTCCACGGCCAAAAAAGGGTTCCACTATAATCCTTGAAGCGGTGGCCGATCAAGAGACTTGGATTTGGCATGCATTCTTTGGAATGCCTGGATCTTTGAATGACATCAATGTTGTCAACCGGTCTCCACTGATGAATAAGATTGCAAATGGTGAGTTGCCACCGGTGCAGTTTGTAGCAAATGGTCGTACATACAACTATGGCTATTATCTAGCGGATGACATCTATCCAAAGTGGCAAACCTTTGTCAAGCCGTTGAAAAAGCCGGAAGGTAAGAAAAATCTTGATTTCCACAATGCTCAGGCGGCGGCTAGAAAAGATGTGGAGAGAGCTTTTGGGATTTTGCAAGCCCAATTTGCTATTGTGAGAGGACCGGCTAGATTTTGGGATCAGAAAATGCTTTGGTACATCATGcacgcttgtgtgatcatgcataaCATGATCATCGAGAATGAGCGTGGCCAAGATGTAGACTACTCTCAGTATGAGCTCTTGGGACATCCCGTGCGAGTGCGACGGAGGGCTGAAAGGGTGGCCCGTTTTGTTGCCTTCTATCATGCCATTTGACGTCCCGCAGCGCATAATGATCTTCAGAAGGATCTCATTGGGGAGTTGTGGGCATGGAATGGACGACAAAAGAGCATCATGATTTGTGCGTTCGATATTGTattgttgaactatttgttgtgTTTATCGCACTACTTGTTGTATTGAACGATAAACTGTTTGTTTGAGTTGTAATAACGAAATTGAactatttattttgatttatttttgtttgtgtttgatctttttgctcctgttttggAATGCATATGTTGTTTGTGCGAGAGTCATTTTTGCGCACTGCTGGAGCTGCGCGCGCGCTGCATTTTAGCGCGGCTGCTGGAGCCAGCGCTGCGCGCCGCGCCAAATCAGGCGATGGGCGTGCGGCAAAGTAGTTTTTAGCACGCGGCGCGTTcggcggctgttggagatgctctaaataTGTCTTCGAATAGAGAGGCCTTAAACTTTCTTCGAATAGAGAGGTTGCCTCTAGCATCCACATCGATTAAAAAAAGGCATATTATCTTTGTGATTGCCTCTCTAACAAATTTAGATATTTACATGTACACATAAATAAATGGAATCAAGCGCGACAAAGTTCATAGTGTACAGTTGCATATACAATAGTAACACTTTGGTCtctcaaaaagaaaaaatataaAGAAAGAACAAAAACATTGGCAATACCAAAGGGAAATAAGCCAACATTGTCTTGTGCCAGTTAGATATGCATGCCCTCATTCTCACACTTTTGTTTTGTCGATGGCTTCTCACTATCCCATAAACATCTCATGTTCTGTTCCTTGCGGCATTATTGTTGGTTAAGGTTATTCCCAGGTGTGTACCTGTCAAAGTATGAATTCGTCATTCGCTGCAAGACTATATGTATCACAGGCACAAAAATAGAACGCTCAACTAAAAAGTAATACTGTAATACAATGTTGGTGATTGCTCACTTGAACGTAATGCTCGTTCTGTTGAGGCCGATCGGAATGCTGCCCTGTAAATTGTTGTTCTGCACAAAGCTGTTGAACAAGAATTCAAGTTGTCAGAAATTGCAACAGAGCTCAATTGCAACATGTATGTCAATTGAGCAACATCATGGCTGGATAATGCAGCCACAGCTTGGCAAAGTATGGACTGCATGTTGAAGCCACTTACAGTTCCTGAAGTCTTGGAAGGTCTCCGAGTGACGGAGGAATCGGCCCTGCCAACTGGTTGTCCTCCAGGTGCCTTCAGGTCAGAAATGCAACCCGGATTAAGTAGTGAAATGGAACAGCCAGCGTCTTCATTTTGTCGACTAGTAGTAGTATAATTATGATCTCCAGAAAATCATTTTGCGCAAATAATCATGTTGTATGTTTCTACTTACAGAGATGCCAAATGATGCAGAGAGCTCATAACTGGAATTTGTCCTGTCAGATTGTTCCCCACAAGCCAGCTGCAACAAAGCCTTTCTCGAATCAGAAACCTAACTTCTCATTTAGTTTAGCATGCAGATCTGACATCAGTTGGTATCAAGAAGCTTACACGCTCGAGATTGCAGTCAGGTTAGCAATGCTGTCAGATATGGACCCTCCAACACTGAAATTGGTGAGGTTGCTGCAGCAGCAAATGCACAACGCTCATCGTCCATTGTTGAGAGATTGAAATTGGAAAGAACATACTGATCATGTTTGCAACTTACAGAGCAGTTACTCGAGCAAGTGCGCCTTGGCTGCAGGAAACACCGGTCCAGGAGTTCCCGACGGGCAAGCAAGGATCGCCGCTCCAGTCCGACGGCGGCTTGGCGAAGCCTCTCGCGAGCCCCTCCATGCCGATCACTGCAGCAAAAATGATAAAATGCATGGATGATTTACAGAATTCTCGTGAGGAAAGGGGCTGGATCAGCCATGGCGCATGGAAGGTGCTGCAATGCTGCATTGATCGGATCTTTATTAGTACCATCTCTAGGATGAGTCCTCCCTCCGAGCGGAACAACCATCATGAGCTCCGCCGCATTGATCACCGGCCCGACCGGCGACCCCGGGGCGGGCGTCAGCGTGATCTTGGTCTGCCCGGAGAGCGGCCATGCGGCGCCGTACAGCATTGACCCCGCCGTCGAGACATTCAGGCCGGCGAAGAAGGCCTGGCCGTTGACCGCGACGTCGAAGACCCTCCAGCTGAGCGGGCTCGGCGCCCGGTTGTCCTGGAAGTAGAGCGCCAGGTAGTAGCTCGCCTTGGGCAGCGGCGCCGGCGGCCACTGGAGCTCGAGGGTATCCCCGCGGCTGGCAGTCACTCCGCGCCGGAACACGTCCTCCGGTGGCTTGTTCCAGAACGCCGCCGGCGCCACGCTCCCCTGGCTCTCCACCACCGGGGCGCCGTCGCTGTACGGCTCCCAGTACCGGTTGAACTCATCTCCTGCATCTGGATGGCTGCAGAATGGTGCATTTCGCGTGATCATGAAGTCATGATCGAACACCTGCAGCGGATTGCAGCGGAGAACAGAAACACGGCGGCCATGGTGACCGAGCGTTACCTGAGGACGGAGGCGTCGTGGCCGAAGCTGTGGCGCGCGATGGTGCTGAGGGCGTAGGAGGAGAAGTCGGTGGAGTTGTACACCGAGTCgtccagcggcaccacctcgAGCGCGGAGATGAAGGGGCTGGACGTGGGCGCGGTGCCCGCGTTCCTCGCCACGCACACGCTGACCTGCCGGCCGGTGGCGCGCACGACGGCCTCGAAGTAGGTGGCGCGGCCGCGGGCGTAGTCGGCCGCCGTGTCCACCTCGCTCCACCGCGTGCCCTCGATGATCTGGTCGAACACTGGCGGCTTGTCACCGCCGTCGAACCCGCCGTAGTAGTACGTGGTGCGGACCAGGTACGTGGCCTTCCTCGCCGCGGGGAGCACGTAGCAGTGCTTCCTGGCCGACGCGTCCGGGAAGTAGCGGAGCGAGGAGAGCATCGGCggcatcccgccgccgcccggcggggacgggacggcggcggcgctgccGACGCGCACGAACGGCCCGTCCGGGACCCATGTCACGTTGCCGACcacgcgctcgccgcccgcgccgcaGTTTATCTGGTACCCTGCGGTGAAGGAACGAAAGAACGAAGGAATGCCGGTGAGGTCCATGAACGAGTGCCGATCAGGCTCGAGCAAGAATCCAAATTACTCCACCTGAGAGAGCGTCGGCGCCGTGGacatggacgacggcgaggagggCGGCGAGGAGGGAGAGCGGGGCGACCATCGGGGGAACGCGCCAACCGCGGGGGCGGCAACTGCAATGAAGATTGAGGAGCCGTCGACGACTGGACAACAGGTGTGGGTTGCCGGCTTGCGACCTCTGCGTCGTTTTGCCTCGGCCGGGcggcagtttcttcagaggttCTCTGTCCAAAAAAAAAAAGGAATATTTCTGGGGTGGTTGGTGGCCCACAAGTTCAGACCCGTTCCGAGTGCCACAGCCCACAGCTGGAGTGCAACGCAGTGTCCACGATCTGCGCCCAATTGGCGTCTCtcacccctcaaaaaaaaaaaagttGGCGTCTCTCTGATGGCGGTGGCCGTGACGCCGGGCGGGCTGTTTGGGTGTCGTGGAATCGCCATTTGCCGTGAGGGTGAGGCTGGGGTTTATTCGTTGCGTCAGGCGTTCCTCCCTGGACGTGGGTGTTTTGTTCCTTGCTTGTATCGATCGAGCCAAGTCCATGTGtatgtttttcccttgttttttcTATGTGTAGGGGGTGCTCGTCCGATCGTTCTGTCCCAGGACCAGGAGCCAGGCACGGCGACGTGCTCGCATCAACTCACCAACGAACCTCGAGTGACCGTGCGCGCGGCAGCCGAATCTCAAGATACTATACCCGGATAAGACTTTGGACAGCCaggcagcagcagcggcggctaggCACGCTGTACGCGGCGCGGATATGTGTCAACGCGACCCAGGAGGCTTCCATCGGTTCAACGGAACGTGGCAATGATTGGCACCGCAATCTCGGCCACGGTGCCGCCGGAAACGCCGGACTGGGCAtaaattttttttttttgcgggaaaaagtGAGTTTTATTCCATGAACATAGGGATACAATCACATGGCACAAGTTCCCTTATACACGGCGGAACTCCTACAACCACACTGCAGT
This genomic window contains:
- the LOC109763227 gene encoding receptor-like protein kinase At3g21340, which codes for MVAPLSLLAALLAVVHVHGADALSGYQINCGAGGERVVGNVTWVPDGPFVRVGSAAAVPSPPGGGGMPPMLSSLRYFPDASARKHCYVLPAARKATYLVRTTYYYGGFDGGDKPPVFDQIIEGTRWSEVDTAADYARGRATYFEAVVRATGRQVSVCVARNAGTAPTSSPFISALEVVPLDDSVYNSTDFSSYALSTIARHSFGHDASVLSHPDAGDEFNRYWEPYSDGAPVVESQGSVAPAAFWNKPPEDVFRRGVTASRGDTLELQWPPAPLPKASYYLALYFQDNRAPSPLSWRVFDVAVNGQAFFAGLNVSTAGSMLYGAAWPLSGQTKITLTPAPGSPVGPVINAAELMMVVPLGGRTHPRDVIGMEGLARGFAKPPSDWSGDPCLPVGNSWTGVSCSQGALARVTALNLTNFSVGGSISDSIANLTAISSVWLVGNNLTGQIPVMSSLHHLASLHLEDNQLAGPIPPSLGDLPRLQELFVQNNNLQGSIPIGLNRTSITFKYTPGNNLNQQ